Proteins encoded within one genomic window of Misgurnus anguillicaudatus chromosome 18, ASM2758022v2, whole genome shotgun sequence:
- the sgpp1a gene encoding sphingosine-1-phosphate phosphatase 1, whose protein sequence is MASDAVKRFICLCRYLQDPCHVAKFQQLCGVRGTFTKKPSEGDARLSVNGACAGQCQEDCAAGGDKTQGLPGQRLRKSLNDRDIKQDGCSGDLNRPTTTTSNRTEGDIEMKGSKEIVTPLRRNSLTGDVGQEFIIENKLLFYLFTIGTELGNEMFFIVFFPFLMWNVDPYVSRCIIVVWAWVLLIGQSTKDLIRWTRPASPPVVKVEVYYNSEYSMPSTHAMTGTAMPFSLFMLTYSRWEYPFMFGLGVALSWCILVCVSRIYMGMHSVLEVITGFLYSVLILAVLQPLLDDIDEFYLSHSYAPLAILISHVGFSLVAFSLDTWSTSRGDTAQALATASGAALASRLNYQLGVLPDPSTEALPLAMPLIDGALLGRSIMRLLVGVAVLLAVRAIMKMVAIPVACRIFRVPSDDVRKARQNAHVEISYRYLVYGTVAYCCASLVPILFIYLGLS, encoded by the exons ATGGCAAGCGACGCGGTCAAGAGGTTCATTTGCTTATGCCGATATCTACAAGACCCTTGCCACGTCGCCAAATTTCAGCAACTTTGTGGTGTACGAgggacatttactaaaaaacCGTCCGAGGGTGACGCGAGGCTTTCGGTCAACGGTGCGTGCGCGGGGCAATGTCAGGAGGACTGCGCTGCCGGTGGGGATAAAACACAGGGACTTCCGGGACAAAGGCTGAGAAAAAGTTTAAATGATAGGGATATTAAACAGGATGGATGTTCCGGGGATCTCAACAGACCCACAACAACAACCTCAAACCGGACCGAGGGAGATATTGAGATGAAGGGCTCCAAAGAAATTGTGACGCCTTTACGCAGGAACTCATTGACTGGTGATGTCGGACAGGAGTTTATCATCGAGAACAAGCTTCTCTTCTATTTGTTCACCATTGGTACCGAGCTGGGCAACGAGATGTTCTTCATCGTCTTCTTTCCATTTCTTATGTGGAACGTGGATCCGTATGTGAGCCGGTGCATCATCGTGGTGTGGGCCTGGGTGTTGTTAATCGGCCAGTCCACGAAAGATCTGATCCGGTGGACCCGTCCTGCATCTCCTCCTGTAGTTAAAGTAGAGGTGTATTACAACTCCGAGTACAGCATGCCATCCACACACGCCATGACCGGAACCGCAATGCCCTTCAGCCTGTTCATGCTCACATACAGCCGTTGGGAG TATCCGTTCATGTTTGGACTGGGTGTAGCTCTGTCCTGGTGCATCCTTGTGTGCGTCAGCAGGATTTATATGGGCATGCACTCTGTGCTG GAGGTGATCACGGGTTTCCTCTACAGCGTGCTAATCCTAGCAGTTCTTCAGCCCTTGTTGGATGACATTGATGAATTCTACCTGTCCCACAGCTATGCCCCTCTGGCTATCTTGATCTCGCATGTTGGTTTCAGCCTGGTGGCCTTCTCCCTGGACACGTGGAGCACCTCCCGTGGCGACACCGCTCAGGCGTTGGCCACTGCCTCCGGTGCGGCCCTGGCGTCCCGTCTCAACTATCAGCTGGGTGTGCTGCCGGATCCTTCTACGGAAGCTCTGCCGCTCGCCATGCCCTTGATAGACGGGGCTTTGTTGGGCCGCTCAATTATGCGTCTCCTGGTGGGAGTGGCCGTGCTTTTGGCTGTTAGGGCTATCATGAAGATGGTGGCGATCCCTGTGGCGTGCAGGATCTTCCGCGTGCCGTCGGACGACGTGCGGAAGGCTAGGCAAAACGCACATGTGGAAATCTCTTATCGGTATTTGGTCTATGGCACAGTGGCCTACTGCTGTGCTTCTCTGGTGcccattttgtttatttaccttGGCTTGTCATAA